In one Zobellia galactanivorans genomic region, the following are encoded:
- a CDS encoding DUF7935 family protein, producing MSGEGILQMFGFLLPAVVTGVVAFYFFKMHTKNEEGRRRFLLHKDSQKNTIPVRLQAYERMALFLERIAIPSLVVRVAPKSSDKNAYESLLIKSIETEFEHNLSQQIYMSDECWNVIKAAKSATVQMIRKAAMSETESADKLREDILTETMEKQSPSGTALSFIKKEIKYLWE from the coding sequence ATGTCTGGAGAAGGAATTTTACAAATGTTCGGTTTTTTATTACCGGCGGTAGTCACTGGCGTTGTGGCCTTTTACTTTTTTAAGATGCACACCAAGAACGAAGAAGGACGTAGACGATTTCTTTTGCACAAAGACTCGCAGAAGAACACTATTCCGGTTCGCTTACAAGCCTATGAACGTATGGCCCTTTTTCTTGAGCGCATCGCCATACCGAGCCTCGTGGTTCGCGTGGCTCCAAAATCATCCGATAAAAATGCCTACGAGAGTTTGCTGATCAAAAGCATAGAGACCGAGTTCGAACACAATCTATCACAACAGATATACATGAGCGATGAGTGTTGGAACGTTATCAAGGCGGCAAAAAGCGCTACGGTACAAATGATCAGAAAAGCGGCCATGAGCGAAACCGAATCGGCCGACAAACTACGGGAAGACATCTTAACGGAAACGATGGAAAAACAATCACCTTCTGGTACCGCACTCTCTTTTATAAAGAAAGAGATCAAATACCTTTGGGAGTAA
- a CDS encoding patatin-like phospholipase family protein → MRALVISGGGSKGAFAGGVAQYLMEELHHKYDLFLGTSTGSLLISHLALQKIEKIKEVYTSVNQHSIFSNCPFTIQKKHGVHTIGIDHWNVLKNFYKGRKTFGESRNLLKLIKRTLTVEEFEILKQGPKEIIATVSNLSLNQVEYKSINDYSYEEFCEWIWISCNYTPFMSLVRKNGCEYADGGLGNMVPIEEAIKRGAKEVDVIVLQTEVSHLNRLPSRNAFSLLTTMFEYMLDRIEHQNIRIGKYVAKHNDAIINFYYTPTVLTTNSLIFDKEKMTVWWESGYNFAKYKNTELNQIEPEKGEVL, encoded by the coding sequence ATGAGGGCATTGGTCATATCGGGCGGAGGTAGTAAAGGCGCTTTTGCAGGAGGCGTAGCGCAATACCTTATGGAGGAACTCCATCACAAGTACGACCTGTTTTTGGGAACGTCTACGGGCAGTTTGCTTATTTCGCATCTGGCCCTTCAGAAAATCGAAAAGATCAAGGAGGTGTATACCTCGGTGAACCAGCACAGTATTTTTAGCAATTGCCCCTTTACCATACAAAAGAAGCACGGGGTACACACGATCGGTATCGATCACTGGAATGTGCTGAAGAATTTTTATAAGGGAAGGAAGACCTTCGGGGAAAGCCGAAATCTTTTAAAACTGATTAAAAGGACCTTGACGGTAGAGGAGTTTGAAATTTTAAAGCAGGGCCCAAAGGAAATTATTGCAACGGTCTCCAATCTTTCCCTAAATCAAGTGGAATACAAGAGTATAAACGACTACAGTTACGAAGAGTTCTGTGAGTGGATATGGATTTCGTGCAACTACACCCCGTTTATGAGTTTGGTGCGCAAGAACGGCTGTGAATATGCCGATGGCGGCCTTGGGAATATGGTGCCGATAGAGGAAGCCATAAAACGAGGGGCCAAAGAGGTCGATGTCATTGTTTTGCAGACCGAGGTGAGCCATCTGAACCGCTTGCCGTCACGTAATGCCTTTTCCTTGCTTACCACCATGTTCGAATATATGCTTGATCGTATCGAGCATCAAAATATAAGGATCGGTAAATACGTCGCCAAGCATAACGATGCCATTATCAATTTTTATTATACCCCGACCGTGCTCACTACAAATTCCCTTATTTTCGATAAGGAAAAAATGACGGTCTGGTGGGAGAGTGGCTATAATTTCGCAAAATACAAGAATACGGAACTCAACCAGATCGAGCCCGAAAAAGGCGAAGTGTTATAA
- a CDS encoding M1 family metallopeptidase encodes MRYFLLLLFFGFVSFSFGQHQDKVDFVRADVYIEPVPLNKEIIGRVVYRFKVLQNVDSVFLDAKDMRFEKVEMNGKQVDFIATDKTISIRKKLKKDTSHELTIAYVAKPRQTVYFLGWGDKIEGNEQVWTQGQGKYTSHWLPSFDDMNEKVEFDLAIQANQTYEVIANGKLLSVSKGENGRPVWLFDMENPMSSYLLAFAIGHYSKQELSSSTGVPILNYFYPQDSARVEPTYRHTRRIFDFLEDEIGVSYPWQDYKQIPVRDFLYAGMENTGATIFSDGYVIDATAFVDKNYVNVNAHELAHQWFGNLVTEKDGSHHWLQEGFATYYAYLAEKKIFGDDHFYWKLFDTAKELREISEGGKGQALVDPKASSATFYEKGAWALVMLRELVGDKPFKKGVSDYLNTHRFKNVTIDDFLREMERASAVNLEGFRVKWLESSEFPWDEAKTYLMDKNEALSAFLGSGHELKDLEKELQAERPVQYKEALVDELAQEILDKDRFAPLFDHPQLKVRQKAIQLIDQISSIHKESAEKLLDDTSYITQELALFKLWSSFPESRKAYLDATKEVIGLPNKNVRLLWLFLAVATEGYEAENTRKYFAELTAYTSPEQGWEVRIGAFQYLREIGFTDEGLANLINATNHHSWQFKKYARGLIGQLLEDQEYKTRIEKLVGKLNQEETRYISTKLN; translated from the coding sequence ATGAGATACTTTTTATTACTTCTTTTTTTCGGTTTTGTTTCTTTTTCCTTTGGGCAGCATCAAGATAAGGTCGACTTTGTTCGTGCCGATGTATATATAGAACCCGTTCCTTTGAATAAAGAGATCATAGGGAGGGTGGTCTATCGATTTAAGGTGCTTCAAAATGTAGATTCGGTCTTTCTCGATGCCAAGGATATGAGGTTTGAAAAAGTAGAGATGAACGGTAAGCAAGTCGATTTCATTGCAACCGATAAGACGATTTCCATTCGTAAAAAACTAAAAAAGGATACATCCCACGAGCTTACGATAGCCTATGTGGCCAAACCAAGGCAAACCGTTTACTTTTTGGGCTGGGGCGATAAAATAGAAGGGAACGAACAGGTGTGGACGCAAGGTCAGGGCAAGTACACCAGTCATTGGCTGCCTAGTTTTGACGATATGAACGAAAAGGTCGAGTTCGACTTGGCTATTCAGGCGAATCAAACCTACGAGGTAATTGCAAATGGTAAGTTGCTGTCGGTCTCTAAGGGCGAGAACGGTAGGCCTGTGTGGCTTTTCGATATGGAAAACCCCATGAGTAGCTATCTCTTGGCTTTTGCCATCGGCCATTATAGCAAGCAAGAACTGAGCTCTTCAACGGGAGTTCCCATTCTAAATTATTTCTATCCGCAGGATAGTGCAAGGGTTGAACCTACTTATCGCCATACCCGACGGATTTTTGATTTTTTAGAGGATGAAATAGGGGTTTCCTACCCTTGGCAGGATTACAAGCAGATTCCGGTTCGGGACTTTCTTTACGCAGGGATGGAAAATACGGGGGCCACGATTTTTTCCGATGGATATGTCATAGATGCTACGGCCTTTGTAGATAAGAACTACGTCAATGTCAATGCCCACGAATTGGCGCACCAGTGGTTCGGTAATTTGGTTACTGAAAAAGACGGAAGCCATCATTGGTTGCAAGAGGGCTTTGCTACCTACTATGCCTATTTGGCCGAAAAGAAAATTTTTGGTGATGACCATTTCTATTGGAAATTATTCGATACGGCCAAGGAACTTCGTGAAATCAGCGAAGGCGGCAAGGGGCAAGCCTTGGTCGACCCTAAAGCCAGTAGCGCCACGTTTTACGAAAAGGGGGCTTGGGCCTTGGTGATGCTCAGGGAATTGGTAGGGGATAAGCCTTTTAAAAAAGGAGTTTCCGATTATTTGAACACCCATCGATTTAAAAATGTAACAATCGACGATTTCTTAAGGGAAATGGAACGGGCGTCAGCCGTAAACTTAGAGGGGTTTAGGGTAAAATGGTTAGAGTCCTCCGAATTTCCATGGGACGAAGCCAAGACCTACCTTATGGATAAAAACGAAGCCCTGTCCGCCTTTCTTGGGTCGGGACACGAACTGAAGGATTTGGAAAAGGAATTACAGGCGGAAAGGCCGGTACAGTACAAAGAAGCCCTGGTAGATGAACTGGCCCAAGAGATTTTAGACAAAGATCGGTTTGCCCCTTTGTTCGATCATCCTCAGTTAAAAGTCCGCCAAAAAGCTATTCAGCTGATCGACCAAATTTCAAGTATCCATAAGGAAAGTGCGGAAAAATTATTGGACGATACGAGTTATATAACCCAAGAGTTGGCCCTGTTCAAGCTTTGGTCGTCTTTTCCCGAGAGCCGTAAGGCCTATTTGGATGCGACGAAGGAAGTGATCGGCCTACCGAACAAGAACGTCCGCTTACTGTGGTTGTTCCTTGCCGTGGCTACTGAAGGATATGAGGCGGAAAACACCCGGAAATACTTTGCGGAATTGACCGCTTACACTTCGCCCGAGCAGGGTTGGGAAGTGCGTATCGGAGCTTTTCAGTATTTGCGGGAAATAGGTTTTACCGATGAGGGACTGGCCAATCTTATAAATGCTACAAACCATCACTCTTGGCAATTTAAAAAGTATGCACGGGGCCTAATCGGTCAACTTTTGGAAGATCAAGAGTATAAAACCCGTATTGAAAAATTGGTAGGGAAACTAAACCAAGAGGAAACACGTTATATTAGCACCAAACTAAACTAA
- the recG gene encoding ATP-dependent DNA helicase RecG, with the protein MNANSLQTPIVYLKGVGPNRAQTLQSELGIHTFQDLLNLFPNRYIDKTRYYKIGQLQRSNADVQIIGKVVHIKTVEQKKGKRLVASFVDETGEMELVWFRGQKWIRENLKLNTPYVIFGKCNWFNGKFSMPHPEMELLKDHEQGLKVLMQPVYPSTEKLNNKGITNRVISKLVQQIFIETKGKFTETLSEKLMFELKLIPKSEALFNIHFPKNQELLAKAQFRLKFEELFYIQLQLIAKNMLHKQKIKGFNFDQVGVLFNDFYKNHLPFELTGAQKRVIKEIRADLGSNAQMNRLLQGDVGSGKTIVAVMTMLLAIDNGFQACLMAPTEILANQHYTGIVELLEGTGINCALLTGSVKQAHRRPIHEKLESGELNIIIGTHALLEDKVKFKNLGLAIVDEQHRFGVAQRSKLWHKNQIPPHILIMTATPIPRTLAMSLYGDLDVSIIDELPPGRKPIKTVHRYDSNRLKVFQFIRDEIKKGRQIYIVYPLIQESEALDYKDLMDGYESIARDFPLPDYQISIVHGQMKPADKDYEMERFVKGETQIMVATTVIEVGVNVPNASVMIIESAERFGLSQLHQLRGRVGRGADQSFCILMTGHKLSTEAKTRLQTMAHTNDGFEIAEVDLKLRGPGDIMGTQQSGVLNLKIADIVKDNDILKTARYHAIQLLKDDPGLEKPENMAIRHTYAQLAKYKNIWNYIS; encoded by the coding sequence ATGAACGCTAATTCACTTCAGACACCTATTGTATACCTAAAAGGTGTAGGCCCCAATCGGGCCCAAACCTTGCAGTCTGAATTGGGTATACATACGTTTCAAGATTTACTGAATCTTTTTCCCAACCGTTATATAGACAAAACCCGTTATTACAAGATAGGCCAACTGCAGCGCAGCAATGCAGATGTGCAGATTATCGGAAAGGTGGTGCACATCAAAACCGTGGAGCAAAAAAAGGGCAAACGCCTTGTTGCCAGTTTTGTCGATGAGACCGGCGAGATGGAGCTGGTGTGGTTCAGGGGACAAAAATGGATCAGGGAAAATTTAAAGCTGAACACCCCATATGTGATTTTCGGAAAATGCAATTGGTTCAATGGCAAGTTTTCTATGCCCCACCCTGAAATGGAACTTTTAAAAGACCATGAGCAAGGCCTTAAGGTGTTGATGCAACCCGTGTATCCATCAACCGAAAAACTCAACAACAAAGGAATTACCAACCGGGTAATAAGCAAACTGGTACAACAAATATTCATTGAAACCAAGGGAAAGTTTACCGAGACCCTTTCGGAAAAATTGATGTTCGAGCTAAAGCTTATCCCCAAGAGCGAAGCCCTGTTCAATATTCATTTTCCAAAGAACCAAGAGCTATTGGCCAAGGCCCAATTCCGATTAAAGTTCGAAGAGCTGTTCTACATTCAGCTTCAATTGATTGCCAAGAACATGCTGCACAAGCAAAAAATAAAGGGCTTTAACTTTGACCAAGTAGGAGTGCTTTTTAACGATTTTTACAAAAACCACTTGCCTTTTGAGCTTACGGGCGCCCAAAAGCGGGTCATCAAGGAAATTCGGGCCGATTTAGGAAGCAATGCCCAAATGAACCGTCTTCTACAGGGCGATGTAGGCTCAGGAAAGACCATAGTCGCCGTAATGACCATGCTCCTGGCCATTGACAACGGTTTTCAGGCCTGCCTTATGGCCCCCACTGAAATTTTAGCGAACCAACACTATACCGGTATCGTAGAGCTTCTGGAAGGTACGGGCATCAACTGCGCCCTATTGACGGGCTCGGTAAAACAGGCGCACCGGCGTCCGATTCACGAAAAACTGGAAAGCGGCGAGCTCAACATTATAATAGGTACCCACGCCCTACTGGAGGACAAGGTGAAATTTAAAAATTTAGGACTCGCCATTGTAGACGAACAGCATAGGTTCGGTGTGGCGCAGCGATCCAAGCTTTGGCACAAGAACCAGATTCCGCCCCACATACTGATCATGACGGCAACGCCCATTCCCCGTACCTTGGCCATGAGCCTTTACGGCGACTTGGATGTTTCCATAATCGACGAGCTGCCTCCGGGAAGAAAACCCATAAAAACCGTACATCGGTACGACAGCAACCGCTTAAAGGTTTTTCAATTTATACGGGACGAAATAAAAAAAGGGCGTCAAATCTATATCGTATACCCCCTCATTCAAGAGTCAGAGGCCTTGGACTACAAAGATTTAATGGATGGATACGAAAGTATTGCGCGCGACTTCCCCCTACCCGATTACCAGATTTCCATTGTACACGGACAAATGAAGCCGGCGGACAAAGACTATGAAATGGAACGCTTCGTAAAGGGAGAAACCCAGATCATGGTCGCCACTACGGTTATAGAGGTAGGCGTAAACGTCCCCAATGCCTCTGTGATGATCATAGAGAGCGCCGAACGATTCGGTCTATCACAACTCCACCAGCTGCGGGGTCGTGTGGGCCGGGGAGCCGACCAGAGTTTCTGTATCCTTATGACCGGGCACAAATTATCTACCGAAGCCAAAACCCGATTACAGACCATGGCACATACCAACGACGGCTTTGAAATTGCCGAGGTCGACCTGAAGTTACGTGGCCCTGGCGACATCATGGGCACCCAACAAAGCGGCGTACTGAATTTAAAGATCGCCGATATCGTAAAAGACAATGATATTCTTAAAACGGCCAGGTACCATGCCATACAACTATTAAAAGACGATCCTGGCCTTGAAAAACCGGAAAACATGGCCATTAGACACACTTATGCCCAGCTGGCGAAATACAAAAATATCTGGAATTACATAAGCTAG